One Nostoc sp. UHCC 0302 DNA window includes the following coding sequences:
- a CDS encoding cytochrome P450, which translates to MTIKQIEKLKTPRFIQQIEFTLKPLEFLERCAKDYGDLFFTNSFGELELLVVSNPQDLQELFNPTNKILDAPATVNEPFKPQVGENSLIVQDGERHQRLRRLIMPPFHGEQMLNYGQQICDITQQAIQHLKVGQTFIARHLTEDITMTIILKIVFGIDQESRFEQLKNLMTTWLSLTSSPLIASALLLPSLRKDLGAWSPWGRYLRKRQQINENLMAQILERRQQVQGQHFDILSMLIEAKYEDGQSLSDVELRDNLLTLLNAGHDTTATALAWALYWIHQQPQVYEKLLHELQGLNTPDPLKITQLPYLTAVCQETLRIYPVVPSTFPRVTIRPVNLRGYHVTCGTFVVPSIYLTHRREDLYPQPDKFQPERFLNRKYSPYEFWPFGAGSRQCLGQVFALFEMKLILATILLNSKLKLEEKAPVTPARRGFLMAPKGGVKMSSMAVENLLLLGERL; encoded by the coding sequence ATGACAATTAAACAAATTGAGAAGCTTAAAACTCCTAGATTTATCCAACAAATAGAATTTACCTTAAAGCCATTGGAGTTTTTAGAGCGTTGTGCCAAGGATTATGGAGACCTGTTTTTTACTAATTCCTTTGGGGAACTAGAACTTTTAGTTGTTAGTAATCCCCAGGATCTTCAAGAGTTATTTAATCCAACAAATAAAATTCTTGATGCTCCAGCTACTGTTAATGAACCCTTCAAACCTCAAGTTGGAGAAAACTCATTAATTGTGCAAGATGGAGAACGCCATCAGCGTCTGCGAAGGCTTATCATGCCTCCCTTTCACGGGGAACAAATGCTCAATTATGGGCAACAGATTTGTGATATTACCCAACAAGCCATACAACACCTTAAAGTCGGTCAAACCTTTATTGCTCGTCATTTAACTGAAGATATTACCATGACGATTATCTTAAAAATAGTCTTCGGTATTGACCAAGAATCCAGATTTGAGCAACTGAAAAATTTAATGACAACTTGGCTATCGTTGACTAGTTCACCACTCATCGCTAGCGCTTTATTACTTCCATCTTTACGAAAGGATTTAGGTGCTTGGAGTCCTTGGGGAAGATATCTCAGGAAGCGCCAGCAGATTAATGAAAATCTCATGGCTCAAATCTTGGAGCGTCGCCAACAAGTGCAAGGGCAGCATTTCGATATTCTGAGTATGCTAATAGAAGCAAAATATGAAGATGGACAAAGCTTGAGTGATGTCGAATTAAGAGATAACCTCTTAACTTTACTCAATGCTGGTCATGATACTACTGCTACTGCCCTGGCTTGGGCTTTGTACTGGATTCATCAACAACCACAAGTCTATGAGAAACTGTTGCATGAGTTACAAGGCTTAAATACTCCTGACCCTCTCAAAATTACTCAACTTCCTTATCTAACAGCAGTTTGTCAAGAAACTTTGCGGATTTACCCTGTAGTTCCGTCTACTTTTCCTAGAGTCACTATACGCCCTGTTAATTTAAGGGGATATCACGTTACTTGTGGGACATTCGTAGTACCTTCTATTTACCTAACTCACCGTAGAGAAGATTTATATCCCCAACCGGATAAATTTCAACCAGAGAGGTTTTTGAATCGTAAATACTCACCTTATGAATTTTGGCCTTTTGGGGCAGGTTCTCGTCAATGTCTAGGTCAAGTGTTCGCTTTATTTGAAATGAAATTAATTCTGGCTACGATTCTCTTAAATTCTAAGTTGAAATTAGAGGAGAAAGCCCCTGTTACTCCGGCACGACGGGGTTTTTTAATGGCTCCTAAAGGTGGAGTAAAAATGAGTTCTATGGCAGTTGAAAATCTTCTCCTGCTGGGAGAAAGGCTGTAG
- a CDS encoding PleD family two-component system response regulator, with translation MKVTLQENQSLVLIVDNEAFNRQELRFLLEQSGYRVAEAKDGTEAINVFQQLHPELVLLDTILPDMDGFECCSKLLSIDENKHTPVLMITEFENTESIENGFRAGATDYIIKPFYWPVLGFRVRRLIEESQLHQKLVAANLELQRLVTIDFLTQLANRRRFEEYMDHEWRRMARLQQPVSLILLDVDFFKSYNDTYGHQSGDRALIEIAKVIQNVVQRPADLVARYGGEEFAVILPETDALGAAHVAQRICSAIRRLAIPHINSQVSSHVTLSAGLATLIPEPSSNFEEMIAAADKGLYQAKAAGRDCFKPNNLQSICNMRVFLSQILMSQEESSRVS, from the coding sequence ATGAAAGTTACTCTTCAAGAAAATCAATCTTTAGTTCTAATTGTTGATAATGAAGCATTTAACCGTCAAGAACTGCGATTTTTGCTAGAACAATCAGGGTATCGGGTAGCTGAAGCAAAAGATGGCACGGAGGCAATAAATGTTTTTCAACAATTGCACCCAGAACTAGTACTTCTTGACACCATCTTGCCAGATATGGATGGGTTTGAGTGTTGCTCCAAGTTACTGAGTATTGACGAAAACAAACACACTCCAGTTTTAATGATTACAGAATTTGAGAATACTGAGTCAATTGAGAATGGATTTAGAGCAGGCGCAACAGATTATATAATCAAACCATTTTACTGGCCAGTTTTAGGTTTTCGGGTCAGACGCTTAATTGAGGAATCGCAGCTACATCAAAAGCTTGTTGCAGCTAATCTAGAATTACAACGATTAGTTACTATCGATTTCTTAACTCAACTAGCTAACCGCCGACGGTTTGAAGAGTATATGGATCATGAGTGGCGGCGCATGGCACGCTTGCAACAGCCAGTGTCTCTCATCCTCCTTGATGTTGATTTCTTCAAATCCTATAACGATACCTATGGTCATCAGTCAGGCGATCGCGCTCTTATAGAAATTGCTAAAGTCATCCAAAATGTTGTTCAACGTCCTGCTGATTTAGTTGCCCGTTATGGTGGGGAAGAATTTGCTGTTATTTTGCCTGAGACAGACGCACTAGGGGCTGCTCACGTTGCACAGAGAATTTGCTCTGCTATTCGGAGACTGGCAATTCCTCATATAAATTCACAAGTTAGTTCTCATGTAACCCTGAGTGCTGGGTTAGCTACACTAATTCCTGAGCCTAGTTCTAACTTTGAAGAAATGATTGCGGCAGCAGACAAAGGATTATATCAGGCAAAGGCAGCAGGACGCGATTGCTTCAAGCCAAATAACTTGCAAAGTATTTGCAATATGAGAGTTTTCCTGAGCCAAATATTAATGTCTCAGGAAGAATCGAGCAGGGTGAGCTAA
- a CDS encoding DUF938 domain-containing protein — translation MTLQDARQYAPATERNREPILEVLSQVLPESGTILEIASGTGEHAVFFSSRLRDCMWLPTDTNPQLRASIIAWTEHFECKNVYPPLELDVREPVWPVENSALIDWLNASSITAIVNINMIHISPWSACLGLMTGASRILQAGGILYLYGPFKQGGEHTSPSNAAFDKSLRAQNPEWGVRDLDDVVAVASAHNLTLKQIYKMPANNLSVVFQRSANLE, via the coding sequence ATGACACTACAAGACGCACGACAATACGCCCCAGCAACTGAGCGCAACCGCGAACCAATTCTAGAAGTACTTTCACAGGTATTGCCTGAGAGCGGCACTATCTTAGAAATCGCCAGTGGTACTGGTGAACACGCTGTCTTTTTTTCGTCCAGACTCAGAGATTGTATGTGGTTACCAACAGATACAAATCCCCAATTACGAGCCAGCATTATTGCATGGACTGAACACTTTGAATGTAAGAACGTTTATCCACCGCTTGAGCTTGATGTAAGAGAACCAGTTTGGCCAGTGGAGAATAGCGCATTAATTGATTGGCTTAATGCCTCCTCAATTACCGCCATTGTCAACATTAATATGATTCACATTTCACCTTGGTCAGCCTGTCTGGGGCTAATGACAGGGGCAAGCCGTATCCTCCAAGCAGGAGGTATCCTCTATTTATATGGGCCCTTCAAACAAGGTGGAGAACATACATCACCGAGTAATGCAGCTTTTGACAAATCTTTACGCGCCCAAAACCCAGAGTGGGGTGTACGTGACTTGGATGATGTTGTAGCAGTAGCTAGCGCACACAATCTCACTTTGAAGCAGATTTACAAAATGCCAGCTAACAATCTTTCAGTAGTGTTTCAACGTTCTGCCAATTTGGAATAA
- a CDS encoding tetratricopeptide repeat protein has protein sequence MTQVVSAGSLNNPECIEFYKRCLEKAREIGDRNEEVISLISLGNAYLFLGEPELAIEFYQQWLDKSREIGDRLGEAKSLSGLGNAYQSLGKYQRALWFYEQWLSTTRKIGDTTGEGIALGSLGSTYELLGQYQLAIEFYQQWLSITRKISDRTGESICLGSLASTYELLGQYQLAIEFYQQWLDITRLIDDQNGEGLALSGLGNAYSALGQYQQAVEFHQHSLLIRSKIGDCEGQANAYFNLGLTLERMNRKSEAMDAYCNARQLYQVKELDTSVQDCNDAIELLSQNIALEPSCSWYRQLLSRFWQL, from the coding sequence ATGACACAAGTAGTTAGTGCCGGTAGCCTAAATAACCCTGAGTGCATTGAGTTCTATAAACGGTGCTTGGAGAAAGCTAGAGAGATAGGTGACCGCAATGAAGAAGTCATTTCTTTAATTAGTTTGGGTAATGCTTATCTGTTTTTAGGAGAGCCAGAGTTAGCAATTGAATTTTATCAGCAGTGGTTAGATAAGTCCAGAGAAATAGGCGATCGCTTAGGAGAAGCTAAATCCTTATCAGGGCTAGGGAATGCTTATCAGTCTTTAGGCAAGTACCAACGAGCTTTATGGTTCTATGAGCAGTGGTTAAGTACAACCAGAAAGATAGGTGACACGACTGGGGAAGGTATTGCCTTGGGAAGTTTGGGTAGTACTTACGAATTATTGGGACAGTACCAATTAGCAATTGAGTTCTACCAGCAGTGGTTAAGTATAACGAGGAAGATAAGCGATCGCACTGGAGAAAGTATTTGCTTAGGAAGTTTGGCTAGTACTTACGAATTATTAGGGCAGTATCAATTGGCAATTGAGTTCTACCAGCAGTGGTTAGACATTACAAGATTAATTGATGACCAAAATGGTGAAGGTTTAGCTTTGAGTGGGTTGGGCAATGCTTACAGCGCCCTGGGACAGTATCAACAAGCGGTTGAGTTTCATCAGCATTCATTGCTGATTAGAAGCAAAATCGGTGATTGTGAAGGACAAGCAAATGCCTATTTTAATTTGGGACTGACGTTAGAAAGAATGAATCGTAAATCGGAGGCGATGGATGCCTATTGCAATGCCCGCCAACTGTATCAGGTAAAAGAACTTGATACAAGTGTGCAAGATTGTAACGATGCAATTGAGCTTCTTTCTCAAAATATTGCACTGGAACCATCTTGCTCCTGGTATAGGCAATTATTAAGTCGTTTTTGGCAGTTATAA
- a CDS encoding PAS domain S-box protein gives MRLSILRERQGNRKKLKISLRFVLIITFLLLTVGTTVLTSYISFYNYQRSINSLVYQMMTEISVRVHLYLSNYLKTLDLINRLNARASELGQLDINNPKNLERYFLGQIQEFDSVRIHFINPKGGLVGAGNDERGLTVSLTKNFVKGTLYVYSVDSQGQRQKLLVNQQNYDATQRPFYQKALFVSKPTWTPIYLYVPTSRGLGIAASYPVYNQRQQLQGVFTSDLTLIAVSDFLKKLRFGTKGQVFIIEYSGLIVASSTEQPLLTVTDGTQNKRLKMTESNEPLIRLAGQHLLWHFGKLTQIKTTQQLTFEIEGKKQLLLVTPYSDKLGLNWLIVTLTPESDFIAEINANTSVTILFIASVLGGAITLGLLLTQLIVKPVQQLSQASLTLANGEWNQAIEQDSPIVELQVLSKSFNRMSEQLKQSFERVRIALQESEERFTKVFRTCPEAIVIVTQDGRCVDVNDAFTDLYGYIREEIVGGTFTKIKYWVNLEDQRRCLDDLQLGKSVRNREFAVRHQTGRIITVLFSADIIELQGQPHIIAVTQDISERKLVELELRQQKDLRESIYNESADALFLVDPETLLISDCNHRAVELFEADTKAELIDIQGHTLQVRSFSLEELSEITAQIQQKGFWSREIEYVTRKGNLFWGNLAAKRVAIVNQPFDLVRVSDITERKQAEEALRQREAQFQQLAAASPGVIYTVIEHPNGASRYEYVSPAFEDFHEVSIAQALENSAITFNQIHPDDQALYEQSYRQSLEHMQPFKYEWRIITPSGKTKWLQASSRPERRQNGEIAWYGVCLDITERKYIEEALRQSEARFQKIAAASPAQIYILAYYPDTGEMQYEYISSGVREIQELEPEQVSTDALLTYNQVHPDDRALYNQITTQSLRTLEPFAHEWRIITPSGKMKWVRANSRPERRQNDEIAWYGVLLDITDLKQAEVALRESEERFRHAFHDAPIGMALLGLDNRWLQINPVLGEMLAYSESKLLTLSASQLVHPEDVNQLHHCIEQVFTNENRNAQIELRYLCNGGRIAWGLTSLSLVRDFHNQPLYYVVQIQDITEQHAIEQLKNEFVSIVSHELRTPLTAIRGFLGLLNTGIYDNKPEKAKRMLQQALTNSDRLVRLVNDILDLERLSSGRVQLVREICNAEDLMQRAVEGVQSIALGAAITLSMTPTNACVWASSDLIIQTLTNLLSNAIKFSPPHSVITLSAKLQSDSVLFQVKDQGRGIPADKLETIFERFQQVDISDARAKGGTGLGLAICRRIIQQHDGSIWAESRLGEGSTFYFSLQIPPGESSENPTF, from the coding sequence GTGAGATTAAGTATTCTTAGGGAAAGACAAGGCAACAGAAAAAAGCTGAAAATTTCCCTACGCTTTGTCCTTATTATTACGTTTTTGCTCCTAACGGTTGGGACTACAGTGCTAACGAGTTATATATCTTTTTATAATTATCAGCGTTCAATAAATAGCTTGGTATATCAGATGATGACCGAGATAAGCGTTCGCGTCCATCTGTATCTTAGTAATTACTTAAAGACTCTAGACTTAATTAATCGCCTCAATGCTAGAGCTAGCGAGCTAGGACAGTTAGACATCAACAATCCTAAAAATTTAGAACGCTATTTTTTAGGTCAAATTCAAGAATTTGATTCAGTGAGAATTCATTTTATTAATCCCAAAGGGGGACTCGTTGGAGCCGGAAACGATGAGCGGGGTCTTACCGTTTCGTTGACCAAGAATTTTGTCAAAGGGACGCTTTATGTATATAGCGTAGATAGTCAGGGTCAGCGTCAAAAATTATTAGTGAATCAGCAAAACTATGATGCAACTCAAAGACCATTCTATCAAAAGGCGCTGTTTGTAAGCAAACCAACTTGGACACCGATTTATTTGTATGTACCAACTTCGAGAGGTTTAGGAATAGCAGCCAGTTACCCGGTTTATAATCAAAGACAACAACTTCAGGGTGTTTTTACTAGTGACCTAACCCTTATCGCCGTTAGCGATTTTCTCAAAAAATTGCGATTCGGTACAAAAGGACAGGTATTTATTATTGAGTATTCGGGACTGATAGTTGCTTCTTCAACTGAACAACCTTTACTTACAGTTACTGATGGGACACAAAACAAACGGCTCAAGATGACAGAAAGTAACGAACCCCTGATTCGTCTGGCAGGTCAACATCTTCTCTGGCACTTTGGTAAGTTAACTCAAATTAAGACTACACAGCAACTCACCTTTGAGATAGAAGGCAAAAAGCAACTCTTACTCGTTACCCCTTACAGCGATAAATTGGGTCTTAACTGGTTGATTGTGACACTCACACCAGAATCCGACTTTATAGCAGAAATTAATGCCAATACAAGTGTAACTATACTTTTTATTGCTAGCGTTTTAGGTGGAGCGATTACTTTAGGATTGTTGCTAACTCAGTTAATTGTCAAACCTGTGCAGCAATTGAGTCAAGCCAGTTTGACCCTGGCAAATGGAGAATGGAATCAGGCAATTGAACAAGACAGCCCGATTGTAGAACTACAAGTCCTCAGTAAATCATTCAACCGGATGTCCGAGCAACTTAAGCAGTCATTTGAGCGCGTTAGAATTGCTCTACAAGAGTCAGAAGAACGTTTTACTAAAGTATTTCGTACCTGTCCTGAAGCAATTGTGATTGTTACCCAAGATGGACGATGTGTGGACGTGAATGATGCCTTTACAGATTTATATGGTTACATTAGGGAAGAAATCGTTGGTGGCACATTTACAAAGATTAAATATTGGGTAAATTTGGAAGACCAAAGACGATGCTTGGATGATTTGCAACTAGGTAAATCAGTTCGCAACAGGGAATTTGCCGTTCGTCATCAAACAGGTAGGATAATCACCGTCCTGTTTTCAGCCGATATTATTGAGCTTCAGGGACAACCTCATATCATTGCAGTTACTCAAGATATCAGTGAGCGCAAACTTGTAGAACTAGAATTACGACAGCAAAAAGACCTGCGCGAGAGCATTTATAACGAATCTGCCGATGCCTTATTCTTGGTAGATCCTGAAACATTGCTGATCTCTGACTGCAACCATCGAGCAGTAGAACTGTTTGAAGCAGACACTAAAGCTGAACTGATTGATATTCAAGGTCACACGCTTCAAGTTCGGTCGTTTAGCTTGGAGGAACTAAGCGAAATCACTGCTCAAATACAGCAAAAAGGCTTCTGGAGTCGGGAAATAGAATACGTTACGCGAAAAGGAAATCTCTTTTGGGGCAACCTAGCTGCTAAACGCGTTGCGATTGTTAATCAACCTTTCGATTTAGTGCGGGTATCTGATATTACTGAGCGCAAGCAAGCAGAAGAAGCCTTACGCCAGAGAGAAGCTCAATTTCAACAGTTAGCAGCAGCTTCCCCAGGAGTAATTTACACTGTTATCGAACATCCAAATGGCGCTAGTCGATACGAGTATGTCAGTCCTGCCTTTGAAGATTTTCATGAAGTCTCGATAGCACAAGCCCTTGAAAATTCTGCCATTACTTTTAACCAAATTCACCCAGATGATCAAGCCCTCTATGAGCAAAGTTACAGGCAAAGTCTTGAGCATATGCAGCCATTTAAGTATGAATGGCGGATTATCACCCCGTCGGGAAAAACCAAGTGGCTTCAGGCTAGCTCTCGACCTGAACGCCGCCAAAACGGTGAAATTGCCTGGTATGGTGTCTGCTTAGATATTACTGAGCGCAAATACATAGAAGAAGCTCTGCGGCAAAGCGAAGCTCGCTTCCAAAAAATCGCAGCAGCTTCACCTGCACAAATTTACATCCTGGCTTATTACCCAGATACAGGTGAAATGCAATATGAATATATCAGTTCAGGAGTTCGAGAGATTCAAGAATTAGAACCGGAACAAGTCTCAACGGATGCCCTACTCACTTATAACCAAGTGCATCCTGATGACCGCGCTCTTTACAATCAAATAACTACCCAAAGTCTCAGAACGCTAGAACCTTTTGCTCACGAATGGCGGATTATCACTCCCTCTGGCAAGATGAAATGGGTACGCGCTAATTCCCGCCCAGAACGTCGTCAGAATGATGAGATTGCTTGGTATGGAGTGCTACTAGATATTACTGATCTCAAACAAGCCGAGGTCGCCCTACGCGAGAGTGAAGAGCGGTTTCGTCATGCGTTTCATGATGCCCCCATTGGCATGGCGCTACTGGGATTAGACAATCGCTGGCTGCAAATCAATCCGGTGCTAGGTGAAATGCTTGCCTACTCTGAATCTAAATTACTAACCCTAAGCGCATCACAGCTAGTTCACCCAGAAGATGTTAATCAACTTCACCACTGCATCGAGCAAGTTTTCACCAATGAGAATCGTAATGCTCAAATTGAGTTACGTTACTTGTGCAACGGAGGACGCATTGCTTGGGGACTAACGAGCCTATCGCTGGTACGAGATTTCCACAATCAGCCTTTGTACTACGTCGTCCAGATCCAAGACATCACCGAACAGCACGCTATTGAGCAACTGAAAAATGAATTCGTTTCCATCGTCAGCCATGAACTTCGCACCCCGCTGACAGCTATCCGAGGATTTTTAGGACTGCTTAATACAGGTATCTACGACAACAAACCCGAAAAAGCCAAACGGATGCTCCAGCAAGCTTTAACAAATAGCGATCGCCTTGTGCGTCTGGTTAATGACATCTTGGACTTAGAACGCTTGTCTTCGGGACGAGTACAGCTTGTTAGGGAAATCTGCAATGCAGAAGATTTAATGCAACGAGCGGTTGAAGGGGTACAGTCAATCGCTCTTGGAGCCGCGATTACACTCTCGATGACTCCCACTAACGCTTGCGTATGGGCTTCTAGCGACTTAATCATCCAAACCCTGACCAACTTGTTAAGCAATGCTATCAAGTTCTCTCCTCCTCACTCAGTTATTACTTTATCTGCTAAGCTTCAGTCCGACTCAGTTCTGTTTCAAGTCAAAGACCAAGGTAGAGGTATTCCCGCCGACAAACTAGAAACAATATTTGAACGTTTTCAACAGGTTGACATCTCTGATGCTCGCGCTAAAGGAGGAACAGGCCTTGGCTTGGCGATTTGTCGACGTATCATCCAACAGCATGATGGTAGTATTTGGGCAGAGAGTAGACTTGGTGAAGGCAGCACGTTTTATTTTTCGTTGCAAATCCCACCAGGTGAATCTTCAGAAAATCCAACTTTTTGA
- a CDS encoding carotenoid oxygenase family protein, whose translation MTTISEKLTKKAWASAIAEPGKEFPLTQLPIISGKIPDGLRGTLYRNGPARLERGGKRVGHWFDGDGAILAVHFTDAGATAVYRYVQTNGYKEEAAAAKLLYGNYGMTAPGAFWNQWLKGVKNTANTSVIALPDKLLALWEAGRPHALDLQTLETWGEDDLERLTNNGLAYSAHYKRDDQTGEIFNFGIIPGLNAKLNIYKSNATGKIIQKATYALDGIPIVHDIALAGQYLVLCIPPVRVNVLPVLLGISSPCDALEWKAQLGTQILVFDRQTLSLVSRGEAEPWFHWHFVNGYLDASGLLIVDIARYEDFQVNQYFKEVPEGKTHTPAKSSLSRIHLQPQSGKVTTIERVVDRHCELPTVPQQNVGQASRYTYFSSFRKGAELGKELLNAIARFDHQTETLVEANLQENLYNSEPLPVQDAQNPKQTWVLSVIYDGNSCSSEVWVFDNDHLDKEPVCRLGLPSVIPHGFHGTWNPA comes from the coding sequence ATGACTACAATCAGTGAAAAATTAACCAAAAAAGCTTGGGCAAGTGCGATCGCCGAACCAGGAAAAGAATTTCCTCTTACCCAACTGCCAATTATCTCTGGTAAAATCCCCGATGGTTTACGTGGCACACTCTACCGTAATGGCCCCGCACGGCTAGAACGTGGCGGCAAGCGGGTAGGACACTGGTTTGATGGGGATGGAGCAATTCTCGCTGTCCATTTTACCGATGCAGGAGCCACCGCAGTTTATCGCTACGTGCAAACAAATGGCTACAAAGAAGAAGCCGCAGCAGCTAAACTACTCTACGGGAACTATGGGATGACTGCACCAGGAGCTTTTTGGAATCAATGGCTCAAAGGGGTGAAAAACACTGCGAATACATCGGTCATCGCACTTCCAGATAAACTCTTAGCACTGTGGGAAGCTGGTAGACCCCATGCCTTGGACTTGCAAACTTTAGAAACTTGGGGCGAAGATGATTTAGAAAGGTTAACTAATAATGGATTAGCCTATTCCGCACACTACAAGCGCGACGACCAAACAGGGGAGATTTTTAACTTTGGTATTATTCCAGGATTAAATGCCAAACTAAATATTTATAAGAGCAATGCCACTGGCAAAATTATCCAGAAAGCAACATACGCTCTTGATGGAATACCAATAGTGCATGATATTGCTTTAGCAGGGCAATATCTTGTATTGTGCATTCCCCCAGTGCGGGTGAATGTCCTTCCTGTACTACTAGGAATAAGCAGCCCCTGTGATGCACTAGAGTGGAAAGCTCAGTTGGGAACTCAAATCTTAGTCTTTGACCGCCAGACATTATCTCTAGTAAGTCGTGGTGAAGCCGAACCTTGGTTTCATTGGCATTTTGTCAACGGTTATCTAGATGCTAGTGGTTTACTGATTGTAGATATTGCTCGCTACGAAGACTTTCAAGTAAACCAATATTTTAAGGAAGTACCAGAAGGTAAAACTCACACCCCTGCTAAAAGTTCACTATCACGCATCCATCTTCAGCCCCAAAGTGGCAAAGTTACGACCATTGAGCGAGTTGTAGACCGACATTGTGAGCTACCAACTGTACCACAGCAAAATGTGGGGCAAGCCTCTCGATATACATATTTTTCCTCATTCCGCAAAGGAGCAGAACTCGGCAAAGAACTATTAAACGCGATCGCCCGCTTCGATCACCAAACCGAAACCCTTGTGGAAGCAAACTTGCAAGAAAATCTCTATAATTCAGAACCGCTACCTGTGCAAGATGCCCAAAACCCTAAGCAAACTTGGGTTTTAAGTGTGATATACGATGGTAATTCTTGTAGTAGTGAAGTTTGGGTATTTGATAACGATCACTTAGACAAAGAACCCGTTTGCAGACTGGGATTACCGAGCGTCATTCCTCATGGTTTCCACGGCACTTGGAATCCTGCATAA